In Apostichopus japonicus isolate 1M-3 chromosome 5, ASM3797524v1, whole genome shotgun sequence, a single window of DNA contains:
- the LOC139967326 gene encoding potassium channel subfamily K member 18-like isoform X1, with amino-acid sequence MGGTSSLAHGRPTSASVRSLSSLTPHDIRRGESFIDHHPWIRHFMPLFATLCLFAILFGYAFVGAAIFEALETQHEKSQLDTLNQTKQYFRDWILEVAEDARSDDNFEPENYSDAIDKKVTIYENMLKVKLCEQKLDLNGTRKWTFYGSLFLASTVITTIGYGHIAPVTVAGRIFCMAYAIFGISLLLLVLASIGSLLARGATLTYRMLHGKIGTMTIGKRKKKNRQDAESRAESYQRQNGAAAVQEEHRGKVIDDIWGTVRFDKNGKMIIPEDASSKSPQSSSTSSDEKDPHGPRVKFPDDDDNRKPKRNAVGDARPHHRSQPPTPGPSEEDEVEKSIGFGVTDENVEEEEVNIPLYVVLVLACIYIVLLAGTLLLWEDQWDFFDALYFSFVTLTTIGFGDLVPQHQKNLLGCTFLIILGMAIISMCIALAQEFIMRKIAWLSQTVGVALVRSSSKKDNSQTNESSYT; translated from the exons ATGGGTGGAACATCTTCGTTGGCCCATGGTCGTCCAACCTCCGCTTCAGTGAGGTCGCTCAGTAGCTTAACGCCTCACGATATCAGACGCGGAGAGAGCTTTATCGATCATCATCCATGGATCCGTCATTTTATGCCTTTATTCGCTACACTTTGCCTATTCGCGATTCTTTTCGGTTACGCATTCGTGGGTGCAGCTATATTTGAAGCCTTGGAAACCCAACATGAAAAGTCACAGCTAGACACTTTAAATCAGACCAAACAATATTTCCGTGATTGGATCCTCGAGGTGGCTGAAGATGCCAGAAGTGATGACAACTTTGAGCCGGAAAATTATTCCGATGCCATTGACAAGAAGGTAACGATTTACGAAAATATGCTTAAAGTCAAACTTTGTGAACAAAAGTTGGACCTAAACGGAACAAGAAAATGGACTTTTTACGGATCCCTTTTCCTGGCTTCTACCGTCATAACAACAATAG GCTACGGGCATATCGCCCCTGTTACTGTAGCCGGCAGGATTTTCTGCATGGCTTACGCAATCTTTGGAATCTCGCTACTGTTGCTAGTTCTTGCAAGTATAGGCTCGCTGTTGGCTCGAGGTGCCACGTTAACATATCGTATGCTGCACGGCAAGATAGGAACGATGACCATCggaaagaggaagaagaagaacaggCAAGACGCAGAAAGCAGAGCAGAATCATATCAAAGGCAAAATGGTGCCGCAGCAGTACAAGAGGAACATAGAGGCAAGGTTATCGATGACATCTGGGGAACTGTTCGCTTcgacaaaaatggcaaaatgatAATACCCGAAGATGCTTCATCCAAATCCCCTCAATCCTCTTCTACTTCCAGTGATGAAAAGGATCCTCACGGGCCTCGCGTCAAGTTTcccgatgatgatgataatcgTAAGCCGAAGCGAAATGCTGTAGGAGATGCTAGACCGCATCACCGTTCGCAACCTCCCACACCAGGGCCTTCGGAAGAGGATGAAGTAGAAAAGAGCATCGGTTTTGGAGTCACGGATGAGAACGTGGAGGAGGAAGAGGTTAATATTCCCCTCTACGTAGTCCTGGTTTTGGCGTGTATCTACATTGTACTATTGGCAGGTACGTTGCTTCTCTGGGAGGACCAATGGGATTTCTTTGACGCGCTTTATTTCTCCTTCGTCACACTAACGACGATTGGGTTCGGTGATTTGGTTCCTCAGCATCAGAAGAACCTGTTAGGATGTACGTTCCTCATTATATTAGGCATGGCTATCATATCTATGTGTATCGCGCTAGCGCAAGAATTCATCATGaggaagatagcttggcttagTCAAACGGTAGGTGTGGCGCTGGTA
- the LOC139967326 gene encoding TWiK family of potassium channels protein 7-like isoform X2: MDSMKRKAIQYTITFVGQIILIILYTVMGALVFKAFELPQEELTRNQIIADTLSNRSVMVEKLQNLTNEYYYTDRESWRRRVNWHLAKMEVRLGLDVKELQTSEERKWSFSTALFFSATVITTIGYGHIAPVTVAGRIFCMAYAIFGISLLLLVLASIGSLLARGATLTYRMLHGKIGTMTIGKRKKKNRQDAESRAESYQRQNGAAAVQEEHRGKVIDDIWGTVRFDKNGKMIIPEDASSKSPQSSSTSSDEKDPHGPRVKFPDDDDNRKPKRNAVGDARPHHRSQPPTPGPSEEDEVEKSIGFGVTDENVEEEEVNIPLYVVLVLACIYIVLLAGTLLLWEDQWDFFDALYFSFVTLTTIGFGDLVPQHQKNLLGCTFLIILGMAIISMCIALAQEFIMRKIAWLSQTVGVALVRSSSKKDNSQTNESSYT, translated from the exons ATGGATTCCATGAAGAGAAAAGCCATACAATACACTATTACATTTGTAGGCCAGATCATACTCATTATTTTGTACACTGTGATGGGGGCGTTGGTCTTCAAAGCGTTTGAATTACCACAGGAAGAGTTGACTAGGAATCAAATCATCGCTGATACGCTTAGCAACCGCTCGGTCATGGTCGAAAAGCTTCAAAATCTTACGAATGAATATTATTACACTGATCGAGAGAGCTGGCGAAGAAGGGTCAATTGGCATTTAGCTAAAATGGAGGTTCGATTGGGACTAGATGTGAAGGAGTTACAGACGTCCGAAGAAAGAAAATGGAGTTTCTCCACTgctcttttcttttctgcaaCTGTTATTACAACGATAG GCTACGGGCATATCGCCCCTGTTACTGTAGCCGGCAGGATTTTCTGCATGGCTTACGCAATCTTTGGAATCTCGCTACTGTTGCTAGTTCTTGCAAGTATAGGCTCGCTGTTGGCTCGAGGTGCCACGTTAACATATCGTATGCTGCACGGCAAGATAGGAACGATGACCATCggaaagaggaagaagaagaacaggCAAGACGCAGAAAGCAGAGCAGAATCATATCAAAGGCAAAATGGTGCCGCAGCAGTACAAGAGGAACATAGAGGCAAGGTTATCGATGACATCTGGGGAACTGTTCGCTTcgacaaaaatggcaaaatgatAATACCCGAAGATGCTTCATCCAAATCCCCTCAATCCTCTTCTACTTCCAGTGATGAAAAGGATCCTCACGGGCCTCGCGTCAAGTTTcccgatgatgatgataatcgTAAGCCGAAGCGAAATGCTGTAGGAGATGCTAGACCGCATCACCGTTCGCAACCTCCCACACCAGGGCCTTCGGAAGAGGATGAAGTAGAAAAGAGCATCGGTTTTGGAGTCACGGATGAGAACGTGGAGGAGGAAGAGGTTAATATTCCCCTCTACGTAGTCCTGGTTTTGGCGTGTATCTACATTGTACTATTGGCAGGTACGTTGCTTCTCTGGGAGGACCAATGGGATTTCTTTGACGCGCTTTATTTCTCCTTCGTCACACTAACGACGATTGGGTTCGGTGATTTGGTTCCTCAGCATCAGAAGAACCTGTTAGGATGTACGTTCCTCATTATATTAGGCATGGCTATCATATCTATGTGTATCGCGCTAGCGCAAGAATTCATCATGaggaagatagcttggcttagTCAAACGGTAGGTGTGGCGCTGGTA